The Pseudomonas sp. HR96 genome includes a region encoding these proteins:
- a CDS encoding histone-like nucleoid-structuring protein, MvaT/MvaU family has protein sequence MSRLAEFRHLEQELARQTAQLEEMKNDEGLKREVEFETKLRDLLAEYNFSLKNIIAAIDPQSLNRGAPQPQPKRTRRPRQVKVYKNPHSGETVETKGGNHSILKQWKAEHGADEVETWLQ, from the coding sequence ATGTCTCGTCTTGCTGAATTCCGCCACCTGGAACAAGAACTGGCTCGCCAAACGGCACAGCTGGAAGAAATGAAGAACGATGAAGGTCTCAAGCGCGAGGTTGAGTTCGAAACCAAGCTGCGCGACTTGCTGGCTGAGTACAATTTCAGCCTCAAAAACATCATTGCGGCGATCGACCCTCAGTCTTTGAACCGAGGTGCACCGCAGCCGCAGCCCAAGCGTACGCGCCGGCCTCGCCAGGTGAAGGTCTACAAGAACCCGCACAGCGGTGAAACCGTAGAGACCAAGGGTGGCAATCACTCGATTCTAAAACAGTGGAAAGCAGAGCATGGTGCCGATGAAGTCGAGACCTGGTTGCAGTAA
- a CDS encoding PA2169 family four-helix-bundle protein, producing MTDVAEDTIKVLNDLIETCKDGEEGFKTCAEDIKVAELKALFVKRAAGCATSAAELQGLVRSLGGDPETSTSVSADLHRRWVDLKSLITGKDEEAVLNEAERGEDVAKKSYSKALEKDFLPANIRAVIEEQYQGVLRNHDQVKALRDQARAQS from the coding sequence ATGACCGACGTAGCCGAAGACACCATCAAGGTCCTGAACGACCTGATCGAAACCTGCAAGGACGGCGAGGAGGGTTTCAAGACCTGCGCCGAAGACATCAAGGTTGCCGAACTGAAGGCGCTGTTCGTTAAACGCGCCGCCGGCTGCGCCACCTCCGCTGCCGAGCTGCAGGGCCTGGTCCGCAGCCTGGGAGGCGACCCTGAGACCTCTACCAGCGTCAGCGCCGACCTGCATCGCCGCTGGGTCGACCTCAAGTCGCTGATCACCGGCAAGGATGAAGAGGCGGTCCTCAACGAGGCCGAGCGTGGCGAGGACGTGGCCAAGAAAAGCTATAGCAAAGCGCTGGAAAAAGACTTTCTCCCCGCCAATATCCGCGCCGTGATCGAAGAGCAGTACCAGGGCGTTCTGCGCAATCATGATCAGGTCAAGGCGCTGCGCGACCAGGCTCGCGCTCAGTCCTGA
- a CDS encoding AbrB/MazE/SpoVT family DNA-binding domain-containing protein has translation MEVKVQQWGNSAAIRLPATVLKLMNLVSGDVLKLDVSAEVMTLKAAKAKPHYALAELMAQCDLSAPEPADMAAWNAMSAVGREA, from the coding sequence ATGGAAGTCAAAGTGCAGCAGTGGGGCAATAGCGCGGCGATTCGCCTGCCTGCAACCGTGCTTAAGCTAATGAATCTGGTCAGTGGCGATGTGCTGAAACTCGATGTGTCCGCCGAGGTTATGACCCTCAAGGCTGCGAAGGCCAAGCCGCATTACGCGCTGGCCGAGCTGATGGCGCAGTGTGACTTGAGCGCGCCGGAACCTGCCGACATGGCAGCGTGGAATGCCATGTCAGCCGTTGGGCGTGAAGCGTGA
- a CDS encoding response regulator — protein sequence MSSIIVVEDEQTILMLMTDILEMKGHEVRAFGEADSAWNHIQMHGFNADLLITDLKMPGKIDGVELVNRLHQVLPEIPILVVSGYHVAADTCMHDDHVHFLRKPFSLDQLNAICDTLTHH from the coding sequence ATGAGCTCGATCATCGTGGTAGAAGACGAGCAGACCATCTTGATGCTCATGACCGATATCCTGGAGATGAAAGGGCATGAGGTTAGGGCCTTCGGCGAAGCGGATTCAGCCTGGAACCACATCCAGATGCATGGCTTCAATGCTGACCTACTGATCACGGACTTGAAGATGCCGGGCAAGATCGATGGCGTCGAGCTGGTCAACAGGCTGCACCAGGTACTGCCGGAAATTCCTATCCTAGTGGTTTCGGGATACCACGTCGCTGCGGATACCTGCATGCACGACGATCATGTACATTTCCTGCGTAAGCCCTTCAGCCTCGACCAGTTAAATGCGATCTGCGACACGTTAACGCATCATTGA
- a CDS encoding type II toxin-antitoxin system ChpB family toxin produces MKRTKFNRGDIVRLNLNPTAGREQQGDFRPALIISPAAFNVSGLVLIAPITQGGDFARYAGFAVPLSGSGTETQGVVLCNQLRTVDLEARGGKRVEAVPEVVMDDVLARIQVLIE; encoded by the coding sequence GTGAAGCGGACCAAATTCAACCGTGGCGATATTGTGCGCCTGAACCTGAATCCCACCGCTGGCCGTGAGCAGCAAGGCGATTTTCGTCCTGCGCTGATCATTTCGCCTGCGGCCTTCAACGTGTCGGGCTTGGTCCTGATCGCGCCCATCACCCAAGGCGGGGATTTTGCTCGCTATGCCGGTTTTGCCGTGCCACTGAGCGGTTCCGGCACCGAGACCCAAGGCGTGGTGTTGTGCAATCAACTCCGCACCGTTGATCTTGAGGCTCGTGGGGGCAAGCGCGTAGAGGCGGTCCCCGAGGTGGTGATGGACGATGTACTAGCCCGCATTCAAGTGCTGATTGAGTAA